From a region of the Methanobacterium sp. genome:
- a CDS encoding DUF98 domain-containing protein — protein MNINIMEKIKELENNVGNLSSAQKILLATDGSVTTILDVLKGRIEVKTLIQEFRKADDKTAQDLGIDKGDIINYRAVIIRHKAEEPLIHAISLTPIKKLDNNFKEDLLKADIPIGRILKKYNIESRREVTNIDAETPDAKLKDIFNTDSMMLTRTYNIIYKDDILIRIKETFPHSLFRE, from the coding sequence ATGAACATAAATATAATGGAAAAAATAAAAGAATTAGAAAACAACGTTGGAAATCTTTCCAGTGCACAAAAAATACTGCTTGCAACCGATGGATCAGTAACGACCATACTTGACGTCTTGAAAGGACGTATAGAAGTTAAAACACTTATTCAAGAATTCCGAAAAGCAGATGACAAAACAGCTCAGGATTTAGGCATTGATAAAGGAGATATAATTAATTACAGAGCAGTTATTATAAGACACAAAGCTGAAGAACCTTTAATACATGCTATTTCATTAACTCCAATTAAAAAGCTTGATAATAACTTCAAAGAAGATCTCCTAAAGGCAGATATTCCAATTGGTCGCATATTAAAAAAGTATAACATTGAATCACGAAGAGAAGTAACCAATATAGATGCTGAAACACCAGATGCCAAACTTAAAGATATATTCAACACAGATTCAATGATGCTTACACGAACCTATAACATCATCTACAAAGATGACATTTTAATTAGGATAAAAGAGACATTTCCACATAGTTTATTTAGAGAATAA
- a CDS encoding 3-isopropylmalate dehydratase large subunit has translation MNITRKILSRASRKNEVHPGEIIEANIDLAMTHDGTSPPTIKTFNKIADKVWDPEKIVIVFDHNIPANNIGSAEFQKVTKKFAKKQGIKNIYTHGEGICHQVLPEKGYIKPGNIIVGADSHTCTYGAFGAFATGMGATDMAMVYATGKTWFMVPESFKINVNGDLSKFVTAKDIILNIAGEIGSSGATYKTLEFHGETIDSMDVSGRMTICNMAIELGAKNGIMEPNKNTLEYLKNLNINNFEVVKSDKDSHYEKEYSFDVNDMEPQIACPHNVDNVSGISKVEGTSIDQAFIGSCTNGRLEDLRAAAEVLKDKKVHEDVRLIVVPASSDIYLNAMREGLIDIFINAGAIVCNSGCGPCLGAHMGVLGNEEVCISTTNRNFIGRMGDPKSFVYLANPAVTAYSAIFGEIRNPQNE, from the coding sequence ATGAATATCACTCGAAAAATACTTTCAAGGGCTTCAAGGAAAAATGAAGTACACCCTGGAGAAATAATCGAAGCTAATATAGATTTAGCAATGACACACGATGGAACATCGCCCCCTACTATTAAAACATTTAATAAAATTGCTGATAAAGTTTGGGACCCTGAAAAAATTGTTATTGTTTTTGATCATAATATTCCTGCAAATAATATAGGTTCAGCTGAATTTCAAAAGGTAACAAAGAAATTCGCCAAAAAACAGGGCATTAAAAATATTTATACTCATGGAGAAGGCATCTGCCACCAGGTACTCCCAGAAAAAGGTTATATTAAGCCAGGAAACATTATTGTAGGTGCAGATTCACACACGTGCACTTATGGTGCTTTTGGAGCTTTTGCAACAGGCATGGGTGCCACAGACATGGCAATGGTTTATGCAACAGGTAAAACATGGTTTATGGTGCCTGAATCCTTTAAAATAAATGTTAATGGCGATTTAAGTAAATTTGTAACAGCAAAAGATATAATATTAAATATAGCTGGTGAAATTGGTTCAAGTGGAGCAACATACAAAACACTGGAATTTCACGGTGAAACAATTGATTCAATGGATGTTTCAGGGAGAATGACCATCTGTAACATGGCAATTGAACTTGGAGCCAAAAATGGGATTATGGAACCAAACAAAAATACCCTTGAATACCTCAAAAATCTAAATATTAATAATTTTGAAGTAGTTAAATCAGATAAAGATTCACATTACGAAAAAGAATATTCTTTTGATGTTAATGACATGGAACCTCAAATAGCGTGTCCACATAATGTAGATAACGTTTCTGGTATTTCTAAAGTTGAAGGAACTTCCATAGACCAGGCATTTATTGGATCATGCACCAATGGACGTCTTGAAGATTTAAGAGCCGCTGCAGAAGTATTAAAAGATAAAAAAGTACATGAAGATGTTAGACTAATTGTAGTACCTGCATCATCTGATATTTATTTAAATGCAATGCGTGAAGGATTAATTGATATATTTATTAATGCAGGAGCCATAGTATGTAATTCTGGATGTGGACCATGTCTTGGAGCACATATGGGAGTTTTAGGAAATGAAGAAGTGTGTATTTCCACCACGAACAGGAATTTTATTGGTAGAATGGGAGACCCCAAATCATTTGTATACCTTGCAAATCCTGCAGTAACTGCTTATTCAGCCATATTTGGAGAAATAAGGAATCCACAAAATGAATGA
- a CDS encoding 2-isopropylmalate synthase, translating into MKYFVSPFNKAADLKFPDNITIYDTTMRDGEQTPGVCLRTPEKLKIARKLDELGIHQIEAGFPIVSNEEKRSIKAIVNEDLNADIIVLSRTKKEDIDVAIDCDVDGIITFMATSDLHLKHKLKMTKEQALNICMKSIEHAKDHGIFVAFSAEDATRTDLDFLKKIYQKAEEYGVDRVHIADTVGAISPQGVDYLVRELRKDIKTGIAMHCHNDFGMAIANSIAGLAAGATAVSTTVNGIGERAGNAALEELVMALKLVYGVELDLNIKKFCELSGLVEELTNVKVPENKPIVGKNVFRHESGIHVDAVIEEPLTYEPFLPEMIGHHRRIVLGKHSGCRAVKAKLEGCGIEVTKDELCKIVEQIKMSREKGKYINDELFNDIVRSVRGLADL; encoded by the coding sequence TTGAAGTATTTTGTAAGCCCTTTCAATAAAGCCGCAGATTTAAAATTTCCAGACAACATTACAATATATGATACTACCATGCGAGATGGAGAACAAACTCCGGGAGTATGTTTGAGGACACCTGAAAAGTTGAAAATCGCTAGAAAACTTGACGAACTTGGCATACATCAAATAGAGGCCGGTTTTCCCATAGTTTCAAATGAAGAGAAAAGATCAATTAAAGCAATTGTAAATGAGGATTTAAATGCAGATATAATTGTTTTATCCAGGACTAAGAAAGAAGATATCGATGTAGCCATAGATTGCGATGTTGATGGCATAATAACATTCATGGCAACTTCTGATCTCCATTTAAAACATAAATTGAAGATGACCAAAGAGCAGGCCTTAAACATATGTATGAAATCAATTGAACATGCTAAAGATCACGGTATTTTCGTGGCTTTTTCAGCTGAAGATGCTACAAGAACTGATTTGGATTTTCTAAAAAAGATTTATCAAAAAGCCGAAGAATATGGCGTGGATCGGGTACATATAGCCGATACAGTAGGTGCAATTAGCCCTCAAGGTGTAGATTACCTTGTAAGAGAGCTAAGAAAAGATATAAAAACAGGAATAGCTATGCACTGTCATAATGATTTTGGAATGGCAATTGCTAATTCCATTGCAGGTCTTGCTGCAGGTGCCACCGCCGTTTCAACAACTGTAAATGGAATAGGAGAAAGAGCAGGAAATGCTGCCCTTGAAGAGCTTGTAATGGCACTTAAACTGGTTTACGGCGTAGAATTAGATTTAAATATTAAAAAATTCTGTGAACTTTCAGGCCTCGTAGAAGAGCTTACAAATGTTAAAGTCCCTGAAAATAAACCAATAGTTGGAAAAAATGTATTCAGACACGAATCAGGAATACATGTAGACGCAGTTATTGAAGAACCACTTACTTATGAACCATTTTTACCAGAAATGATTGGACATCACAGAAGAATTGTCCTTGGAAAACACTCCGGATGTAGAGCTGTCAAAGCAAAGCTTGAAGGATGCGGAATTGAAGTTACGAAGGATGAACTTTGTAAAATTGTTGAACAAATAAAGATGAGCAGAGAAAAGGGCAAATACATTAACGATGAACTATTTAATGATATTGTAAGATCTGTACGTGGTCTTGCAGATTTATAA
- the cyaB gene encoding class IV adenylate cyclase, which produces MIEVEVKAHAKNFNDVKRKLEEINAIKTKFEHQKDTYFNNPNYRDFEITDEALRIRNTTTDGKSEIILTYKGAKMDDVSKTRKELEVNVENFQQMSSILENLGFKPVADVEKERTTYMFNEFIISLDNVFKVGKFVEIEKEAAEGEEFEEIIEEIFEIYKKIGIEDGFERKSYLELMGIYKG; this is translated from the coding sequence ATGATAGAAGTAGAAGTTAAAGCACATGCAAAAAATTTTAATGATGTTAAAAGAAAATTAGAAGAAATTAATGCAATAAAAACAAAATTTGAACATCAAAAAGACACTTATTTTAATAATCCAAACTATAGAGATTTTGAAATAACTGATGAAGCTTTAAGAATAAGAAATACTACTACTGATGGGAAATCAGAAATAATTCTCACATATAAAGGCGCTAAAATGGATGATGTGAGTAAAACACGAAAAGAATTAGAAGTTAATGTAGAAAACTTCCAACAAATGAGTTCTATATTAGAAAACCTCGGATTCAAACCTGTTGCAGATGTTGAAAAAGAAAGAACAACCTATATGTTTAATGAGTTTATTATATCGTTGGACAATGTATTTAAAGTAGGTAAATTTGTTGAAATAGAAAAAGAAGCTGCTGAAGGGGAAGAGTTTGAAGAGATCATTGAGGAAATATTTGAAATATACAAAAAAATTGGTATTGAAGATGGATTTGAAAGAAAATCCTATTTAGAACTTATGGGAATATATAAAGGATAA